Proteins found in one Etheostoma spectabile isolate EspeVRDwgs_2016 chromosome 14, UIUC_Espe_1.0, whole genome shotgun sequence genomic segment:
- the LOC116701236 gene encoding homocysteine-responsive endoplasmic reticulum-resident ubiquitin-like domain member 2 protein isoform X1 yields MDQGVVDSPAVTLVIRAPNQMYDDQTINCCQNWTVKKLKAHLSDVYPSKPSSKDQRLVYSGKLLLDHFTLKDVLRKQDEYHMLHLVCALQTPPSSPKPPCSRSNKPQENSAGPTPLQNSTSPSTGHPSQSSAGESSDGLRHRSGPFPYHQMYPQFMIHNWNQYSPQSTPPTSMPAYYNPMTLMWWQQLYARQYYMHYQLLAASYQHLRPDQPSSHSNQPEPLTQRPQVARGRGNQEVQMNAQGGEIMNEEELNRDWLDWVYTFSRAAILLSIVYFYSSFSRFVMVMMAMLVLYLHQAGWFPFNLENELPEDRANQADMEGELQNHDLQEMEGVMDDDSDDDGESGEEGAEDPNSAPHAGFLSSTWSFIITFFMSLIPEGPPNAAN; encoded by the exons ATGGATCAAGGTGTTGTGGACAGTCCTGCTGTTACCCTCGTCATCAGGGCACCCAACCAGATGTATGATGACCAGACCATCAACTGTTGCCAGAATTGGACTGTGAAGAAACTTAAAGCACACCTGTCAGATGTATACCCAAGCAAACCA AGCTCCAAAGACCAGAGGCTGGTGTATTCTGGGAAGCTGCTTTTGGATCACTTTACCTTAAAAGATGTGCTCAGAAAG CAGGATGAGTACCATATGCTCCATTTGGTGTGCGCCTTACAAACCCCTCCCAGCTCCCCGAAGCCCCCCTGCAGCCGCAGTAACAAGCCTCAGGAGAACTCCGCCGGTCCCACG CCCCTTCAAAACTCTACTAGTCCTTCCACTGGTCATCCTAGCCAGTCATCTGCAGGAGAGAGCAGTGATGGACTCAGACACCGATCTGGACCCTTCCCTTACCACCAGATGTATCCACAATTTATGATACACAA CTGGAATCAGTACTCTCCACAGTCAACTCCTCCCACAAGCATGCCCGCCTATTACAACCCCATGACACTAATGTGGTGGCAGCAGTTGTATGCCCGGCAATACTACATGCATTA TCAGTTACTGGCTGCCTCCTATCAACACCTTAGGCCAGACCAGCCCTCAAGTCACTCTAACCAGCCTGAACCTCTGACCCAGCGACCTCAGGTGGCTCGGGGCCGTGGCAACCAGGAAGTCCAGATGAACGCCCAGGGAGGAGAGATCATGAACGAGGAGGAGCTGAACCGGGATTGGCTGGACTGGGTGTACACATTTTCACGTGCTGCGATCCTACTCAGTATAGTCTACTTCTACTCCTCCTTCAGCCGGTTTGTCATGGTGATGATGGCTATGCTAGTGCTTTACCT GCATCAGGCTGGCTGGTTTCCCTTCAACCTGGAGAATGAACTCCCTGAAGACAGAGCAAATCAGGCCGATATGGAGGGAGAGCTACAAAACCACGACTTACAGGAAATG GAAGGCGTGATGGATGACGACTCGGACGATGATGGGGAAAGTGGAGAGGAAGGAGCAGAGGATCCAAACAGCGCCCCCCACGCAGGCTTCCTGTCCTCCACGTGGTCGTTCATCATAACCTTCTTCATGTCACTCATACCAGAGGGACCGCCAAACGCTGCTAACTGA
- the LOC116701236 gene encoding homocysteine-responsive endoplasmic reticulum-resident ubiquitin-like domain member 2 protein isoform X2 — MYTQANQLARIGNWQFKFLNGRTVKAGCKRTHLTLLHCQSSKDQRLVYSGKLLLDHFTLKDVLRKQDEYHMLHLVCALQTPPSSPKPPCSRSNKPQENSAGPTPLQNSTSPSTGHPSQSSAGESSDGLRHRSGPFPYHQMYPQFMIHNWNQYSPQSTPPTSMPAYYNPMTLMWWQQLYARQYYMHYQLLAASYQHLRPDQPSSHSNQPEPLTQRPQVARGRGNQEVQMNAQGGEIMNEEELNRDWLDWVYTFSRAAILLSIVYFYSSFSRFVMVMMAMLVLYLHQAGWFPFNLENELPEDRANQADMEGELQNHDLQEMEGVMDDDSDDDGESGEEGAEDPNSAPHAGFLSSTWSFIITFFMSLIPEGPPNAAN; from the exons ATGTATACCCAAGCAAACCA GTTGGCCAGGATAGGCAACTGGCAATTTAAATTCCTGAATGGTCGTACAGTTAAGGCAGGCTGTAAGAGGACACACCTGACCTTGTTGCACTGCCAG AGCTCCAAAGACCAGAGGCTGGTGTATTCTGGGAAGCTGCTTTTGGATCACTTTACCTTAAAAGATGTGCTCAGAAAG CAGGATGAGTACCATATGCTCCATTTGGTGTGCGCCTTACAAACCCCTCCCAGCTCCCCGAAGCCCCCCTGCAGCCGCAGTAACAAGCCTCAGGAGAACTCCGCCGGTCCCACG CCCCTTCAAAACTCTACTAGTCCTTCCACTGGTCATCCTAGCCAGTCATCTGCAGGAGAGAGCAGTGATGGACTCAGACACCGATCTGGACCCTTCCCTTACCACCAGATGTATCCACAATTTATGATACACAA CTGGAATCAGTACTCTCCACAGTCAACTCCTCCCACAAGCATGCCCGCCTATTACAACCCCATGACACTAATGTGGTGGCAGCAGTTGTATGCCCGGCAATACTACATGCATTA TCAGTTACTGGCTGCCTCCTATCAACACCTTAGGCCAGACCAGCCCTCAAGTCACTCTAACCAGCCTGAACCTCTGACCCAGCGACCTCAGGTGGCTCGGGGCCGTGGCAACCAGGAAGTCCAGATGAACGCCCAGGGAGGAGAGATCATGAACGAGGAGGAGCTGAACCGGGATTGGCTGGACTGGGTGTACACATTTTCACGTGCTGCGATCCTACTCAGTATAGTCTACTTCTACTCCTCCTTCAGCCGGTTTGTCATGGTGATGATGGCTATGCTAGTGCTTTACCT GCATCAGGCTGGCTGGTTTCCCTTCAACCTGGAGAATGAACTCCCTGAAGACAGAGCAAATCAGGCCGATATGGAGGGAGAGCTACAAAACCACGACTTACAGGAAATG GAAGGCGTGATGGATGACGACTCGGACGATGATGGGGAAAGTGGAGAGGAAGGAGCAGAGGATCCAAACAGCGCCCCCCACGCAGGCTTCCTGTCCTCCACGTGGTCGTTCATCATAACCTTCTTCATGTCACTCATACCAGAGGGACCGCCAAACGCTGCTAACTGA